From the Oceanispirochaeta sp. M1 genome, one window contains:
- a CDS encoding 4Fe-4S binding protein, with translation MKKSITLRVLRWTILLSILVFITVMGRLHQIIKLYPSIDAFCPFGTLESAWALIRYQSFLKRIGLSSFILLFSSIATGLIFRRSFCGNICPLGFLQELFGQAGRGVFKRRFEFGLRLTRILRFFKYIVLFSFIALAGKTLALAIRPFDPWVAYHHLGSDELFSEYLIGTIILILSLLGSLLQDRPFCRYLCPMGAFLAIPSKIGFSRIKRDDSSCINCMKCNKACPMGLDVASVDVMKSAECISCSECVNVCPVEDTLYYSRPSGKKMSAWIILGGTVLIFTMVLAVTTVTKQFTWKAESGLEKRVERLLWGPQKIREDNSLVDIIQVYQIHPSYFVQELNIENDEQFYMSFSEIGIDPAEIEGMVNTLYEEAGRDPKRIYGGSSGGCSGGH, from the coding sequence ATGAAAAAATCTATAACACTCAGGGTCCTCCGCTGGACCATATTATTATCAATACTTGTATTTATCACTGTGATGGGAAGACTCCATCAGATTATAAAACTGTATCCTTCTATCGATGCCTTCTGTCCTTTCGGTACTCTTGAATCCGCCTGGGCACTTATCCGTTATCAGAGTTTTCTCAAACGCATAGGATTGAGCAGTTTTATTCTACTTTTTTCTTCTATCGCAACGGGTCTTATATTCCGTAGATCATTCTGCGGTAATATCTGTCCTCTGGGATTCCTGCAGGAACTCTTCGGCCAGGCGGGAAGGGGAGTATTCAAAAGAAGATTTGAGTTCGGTCTTCGACTTACCCGTATCCTGAGGTTCTTCAAATATATAGTCCTTTTTTCTTTTATAGCTCTGGCCGGGAAGACTCTGGCCCTGGCTATACGCCCCTTTGATCCCTGGGTTGCCTATCATCATCTGGGTTCGGATGAGCTGTTCTCTGAATATCTGATTGGAACAATTATTCTTATCCTTTCATTGCTTGGCTCTCTGCTGCAGGACAGACCGTTCTGCCGCTATCTCTGCCCTATGGGAGCCTTTCTGGCGATACCTTCAAAGATTGGTTTCTCCAGAATTAAGAGGGATGATTCAAGTTGTATTAACTGCATGAAATGCAATAAGGCATGTCCTATGGGACTCGATGTAGCTTCTGTGGATGTAATGAAATCTGCCGAGTGTATCAGCTGCTCGGAATGTGTGAATGTCTGCCCAGTTGAAGATACACTATATTACTCACGTCCCTCCGGGAAAAAAATGTCTGCCTGGATTATTCTCGGTGGAACAGTGCTGATCTTTACTATGGTTCTTGCAGTCACAACGGTAACTAAGCAGTTTACCTGGAAAGCCGAATCCGGCCTGGAAAAGAGGGTCGAACGTCTTCTCTGGGGACCTCAGAAGATCCGTGAAGATAACAGCCTCGTCGATATTATTCAGGTCTATCAGATACATCCCTCTTATTTTGTACAGGAACTGAACATCGAAAATGACGAGCAGTTTTATATGAGCTTCTCTGAAATAGGTATTGATCCTGCAGAAATTGAGGGTATGGTTAATACCCTTTATGAAGAGGCAGGCAGAGATCCTAAGAGAATTTATGGCGGAAGCAGCGGCGGCTGCTCCGGTGGACACTGA
- a CDS encoding AEC family transporter, translated as MINTILSILPVLLFFILGFILKQKNFLKAGSSADIKKIVSNLALPALLFQAFASIELEYRFLFLIILIFLLCTAMLFIGRLSAGILNIKSPYWTYMMGGFEMGMMGYALFLSIYGSEHLSKIALMDLGQVLFVFFVLMALLIREREGSSSAAELLKSFISSPVILAIFAGLLTSFLKTVITPNALTDSLGEFLKLLGNLTVPLISLMIGYELRFKKKGMALALKTIAVRKFFLLILALLMNRFFIRGFLNLDKIYEMALLTMFMLPPPFVISIYMKQEDRENLDYVNNTLSLSTVVSVVIIIGLAVVNA; from the coding sequence ATGATAAATACAATTCTCAGCATTCTCCCTGTCCTCCTTTTTTTCATCCTGGGTTTTATACTCAAGCAGAAAAACTTCCTGAAGGCAGGCAGCAGTGCCGACATCAAGAAGATCGTATCAAACCTGGCTCTCCCTGCCCTCCTTTTCCAGGCTTTTGCCTCCATTGAACTTGAATACCGTTTTCTATTTCTTATTATTCTCATTTTTTTACTATGCACAGCCATGCTCTTTATTGGTCGGCTCAGTGCCGGAATACTGAACATAAAAAGTCCCTACTGGACCTATATGATGGGCGGCTTTGAAATGGGAATGATGGGTTATGCCCTCTTTCTCTCCATCTACGGATCTGAACATCTGTCAAAGATTGCGTTGATGGATCTGGGGCAGGTTCTCTTTGTTTTTTTTGTACTGATGGCTCTTCTGATCAGGGAACGGGAGGGCAGCAGTTCTGCCGCCGAACTTCTTAAATCCTTTATATCCTCCCCCGTAATCCTTGCGATCTTTGCCGGTTTATTAACATCTTTTCTAAAGACTGTTATCACTCCAAATGCACTGACAGACAGCCTTGGAGAGTTCCTGAAACTGCTGGGAAACCTGACAGTCCCCCTGATCTCACTGATGATCGGTTACGAACTGAGATTTAAAAAGAAAGGGATGGCCCTGGCACTTAAGACAATAGCCGTCCGCAAGTTTTTCCTTTTGATCCTTGCCCTATTGATGAACCGCTTTTTTATCAGAGGATTTCTGAATCTGGATAAGATTTATGAAATGGCCCTGCTCACCATGTTCATGCTGCCCCCACCCTTTGTGATCTCCATCTATATGAAGCAGGAAGACAGAGAAAACCTGGATTATGTAAACAATACTCTTTCCCTCAGCACAGTGGTTTCAGTAGTGATAATCATCGGACTTGCTGTGGTTAATGCTTGA
- a CDS encoding CBS domain-containing protein, translated as MQVSNRMTKNPVTISPDTPVSEARDKMKKESIHRLPVIDKNDHLIGIITEKDILYASPSPATSLDVYEIHNLMSKLKVHSVMTKDVITIGPDTPLEDAARILADNNIGGLPIIENGLLIGIITESDLFRVFVELFGAREKGIRLTALMPEKRGELADLATAIAKAGGDIVSFGNMLGENATNRYAIIKVKNLSEKEVISAVQPLIERIVDVREI; from the coding sequence ATGCAAGTATCTAATAGAATGACCAAGAATCCTGTGACAATCTCTCCGGATACACCTGTTTCTGAAGCCAGAGACAAAATGAAAAAGGAAAGTATACATAGGCTTCCTGTTATTGATAAGAATGATCACCTTATAGGGATTATTACCGAGAAGGATATACTTTACGCCTCTCCGTCTCCTGCTACATCATTGGATGTTTATGAGATCCATAACCTTATGTCCAAACTGAAAGTTCATTCAGTAATGACAAAAGATGTTATCACCATAGGTCCTGATACTCCCCTGGAAGATGCCGCACGTATTCTTGCTGATAATAATATCGGCGGTCTTCCGATTATCGAAAACGGTCTTCTAATCGGGATTATTACAGAATCTGATCTGTTTCGTGTTTTTGTAGAGCTTTTCGGAGCACGTGAGAAGGGTATCCGACTTACGGCATTGATGCCTGAGAAACGTGGAGAACTGGCGGACCTGGCTACAGCAATTGCCAAGGCAGGGGGTGATATTGTCTCTTTCGGAAATATGCTGGGTGAGAATGCTACAAATCGCTATGCAATTATAAAGGTTAAGAACCTGAGTGAAAAAGAGGTGATTTCAGCAGTTCAGCCCTTAATCGAGCGTATTGTAGATGTCAGAGAGATCTGA
- a CDS encoding malic enzyme-like NAD(P)-binding protein: MDDMKKRALEYHTRGGQPGKLEVIASKPCATADDLTLAYSPGVAHPVLEIAANPKDAYKYTGKGNLVGVITNGTAILGLGDKGALASKPVMEGKGVLFKRFADIDVFDIELDCKDPKKIIEAVKMMQPTFGGINLEDIGAPECFEIEQTLIKECDIPIFHDDQHGTAIIATAGMMNAAEITGKKMGELKVVVNGAGAAGISCSRMFLAAGVKRENLLLLDSKGVLYKGRTERVTPEKVEFLADTEKRSLAEAVDGADVFIGLSVADCLTADMLKTMANDPVIFAMANPNPEIRPELALATRDDIIIGTGRSDYPNQVNNVLGFPFIFRGAMDVKSKMISEGMKMAAAKALAALAKEPVPQEVRDAYGRDFVFGKEYVVPKPFDPRVIEWEAVAVAKAACDEGLAAEPITDWEAYKASLRARMEKHWK; encoded by the coding sequence ATGGATGATATGAAGAAAAGAGCCCTGGAATACCATACCCGGGGAGGTCAGCCCGGAAAGCTGGAAGTTATTGCTTCCAAACCCTGTGCTACCGCAGATGATTTAACACTGGCATACTCCCCCGGAGTAGCTCACCCTGTACTTGAGATTGCCGCTAATCCCAAGGATGCCTATAAATACACCGGTAAGGGAAACCTGGTCGGGGTTATTACAAACGGTACTGCCATTCTCGGTCTCGGTGACAAAGGTGCTCTGGCTTCCAAACCTGTAATGGAAGGTAAGGGTGTTCTTTTTAAAAGATTTGCAGATATCGATGTATTTGATATCGAGCTGGATTGCAAGGACCCCAAGAAGATCATCGAAGCAGTTAAAATGATGCAGCCCACCTTCGGAGGTATAAACCTTGAAGATATCGGTGCTCCGGAATGTTTCGAAATTGAACAGACTCTGATTAAAGAGTGTGATATTCCTATCTTTCATGATGACCAGCATGGTACTGCAATTATTGCTACTGCAGGTATGATGAATGCTGCCGAAATTACGGGTAAAAAAATGGGTGAACTGAAGGTTGTAGTCAATGGAGCCGGTGCAGCCGGTATCAGCTGCAGCAGGATGTTTCTCGCCGCAGGAGTGAAGAGGGAAAATCTTCTTCTTCTTGATTCAAAGGGAGTTCTTTATAAGGGAAGAACCGAAAGAGTCACCCCTGAAAAAGTAGAGTTCCTTGCAGATACAGAAAAACGGAGCCTTGCCGAGGCTGTTGATGGAGCCGATGTATTTATCGGTCTGTCTGTAGCCGACTGTCTGACTGCCGATATGCTTAAGACAATGGCCAACGATCCTGTTATCTTTGCTATGGCCAACCCCAATCCTGAGATCAGACCCGAACTGGCTCTGGCCACAAGGGATGATATTATCATCGGTACGGGGCGCAGTGATTATCCAAACCAGGTTAACAATGTTCTTGGATTCCCCTTTATTTTCAGAGGAGCCATGGATGTGAAATCTAAAATGATCTCCGAAGGAATGAAGATGGCGGCTGCCAAAGCACTGGCTGCACTTGCCAAAGAGCCTGTTCCTCAGGAAGTTCGTGATGCCTATGGCCGGGACTTTGTTTTCGGTAAAGAATATGTGGTTCCCAAACCCTTCGACCCCCGTGTAATAGAGTGGGAAGCAGTCGCAGTTGCCAAGGCTGCCTGTGATGAGGGTCTTGCTGCCGAACCCATTACAGACTGGGAAGCTTACAAGGCTTCTCTCCGTGCCAGAATGGAGAAACACTGGAAATAA
- a CDS encoding plasmid stabilization protein, protein MTIRNIDEQLKHSLRIQAAAHGWSMEEEVRQILHKAITTKEKAEEPLGTRIHKLFMEAGGLDLGTISRTDMPRIVELPDGHS, encoded by the coding sequence ATGACAATTAGAAATATCGATGAACAACTCAAACACTCCCTGCGTATACAGGCCGCCGCACATGGATGGTCCATGGAAGAAGAGGTACGGCAGATTCTACATAAAGCCATAACAACAAAGGAAAAAGCTGAAGAGCCTCTTGGAACAAGAATCCATAAATTATTCATGGAAGCCGGAGGCCTTGATCTTGGAACAATTTCCAGAACTGATATGCCCCGTATAGTTGAACTGCCTGATGGTCATTCTTGA
- a CDS encoding Ldh family oxidoreductase: protein MGYGDAYKDCEWMDFNVLEDFMKQVLQKSGIPEQDASVISDVLIESDKRGIDSHGIGRLKPIYIDRLDAGIMNPLTKVDVVKETTTTAVIDGNNGLGHVVSKQAMQMAIDKAKEHGMGMVAVRNSTHYGIAGYYTSMATKAGMVGITGTNARPSIAPTFGVENMLGTNPLTIGLPTDEEFDFNLDCATSVSQRGKLEVYGRAGKDLPPGWVIDENGETRTDTQQVLIDLTKGKAALAPLGGIGEETAGFKGFGYATVVEVLSSALQDGKFMKDLNGFDADGNKIPYPLGHFFIAINTEAFMGETVFRAIAGSIMRGLRASKKAPGQERIYTAGEKEQVAWEYRKDHGCPVPKVLQNQMSELRDRWNMDFKFAWDA, encoded by the coding sequence ATGGGATACGGCGATGCCTACAAAGATTGTGAATGGATGGACTTTAATGTCCTCGAAGATTTTATGAAACAGGTTCTGCAGAAAAGCGGTATTCCTGAGCAGGATGCTTCTGTTATTTCTGATGTACTGATTGAATCTGATAAAAGGGGAATTGATTCCCACGGAATCGGACGTCTGAAACCTATCTATATTGACCGCCTGGATGCGGGGATCATGAATCCTCTGACCAAGGTCGATGTTGTTAAAGAAACGACTACCACTGCTGTCATAGACGGTAATAACGGACTGGGACATGTCGTTTCCAAACAGGCCATGCAGATGGCTATCGATAAGGCTAAAGAACACGGTATGGGAATGGTGGCTGTAAGAAACTCCACTCATTACGGAATAGCCGGATACTATACTTCCATGGCCACAAAGGCCGGTATGGTCGGAATAACCGGAACCAATGCCCGTCCTTCCATCGCTCCTACCTTCGGTGTTGAAAATATGCTGGGAACCAATCCCCTCACCATCGGTCTTCCTACTGATGAAGAGTTCGACTTTAATCTGGACTGTGCCACATCTGTTTCTCAGAGAGGAAAGCTGGAAGTATACGGCCGGGCCGGGAAAGACCTTCCTCCGGGATGGGTTATTGATGAAAACGGAGAAACAAGAACCGATACACAGCAGGTTCTTATTGACCTGACCAAGGGTAAAGCCGCTCTGGCACCCCTGGGAGGAATCGGTGAAGAGACTGCCGGATTCAAGGGATTCGGATATGCAACGGTAGTTGAAGTTCTCTCCTCAGCACTGCAGGATGGAAAGTTTATGAAAGACCTGAACGGTTTTGATGCCGACGGAAACAAGATTCCCTATCCACTGGGACATTTCTTTATTGCCATCAATACAGAAGCCTTTATGGGTGAGACAGTATTCAGAGCCATTGCCGGTTCTATCATGAGAGGGCTAAGAGCTTCTAAGAAAGCTCCCGGTCAGGAAAGAATCTATACTGCCGGTGAAAAAGAACAGGTGGCATGGGAATATAGAAAAGATCATGGCTGTCCTGTTCCCAAGGTTCTTCAGAATCAGATGAGCGAACTCAGAGACCGCTGGAATATGGATTTTAAATTTGCCTGGGATGCCTGA
- a CDS encoding DeoR/GlpR family DNA-binding transcription regulator, with protein MKMDIPAERRARILHLLKEKGIVRVDELSQDLEVSVITVRRDLAAMESEGLLERTHGGAILSHIKVNEPSYLVKGQQNVSVKTDIARMTATLIESGETVYINSGSTTALVLRELVQIPRLTIVSNNVAALHNLEIASDCEFILTGGSLRAGTGCLVGEGALDRLSQSYPTTSIIGIDGISLRRGLTSHNPHEAAVSRKMIEQTAGRVIVVADSSKIGSLSLHHIAPISSVTFLITDSLPDPSMKEDFSAAGVQLIVLDDLM; from the coding sequence ATGAAAATGGATATCCCAGCAGAGAGGCGTGCACGCATTCTGCATCTTCTAAAAGAGAAGGGAATTGTACGGGTTGATGAACTGAGTCAGGACCTGGAAGTTTCGGTCATCACTGTACGTCGTGATCTGGCCGCCATGGAATCGGAAGGTCTCCTTGAGCGAACTCACGGAGGAGCCATTCTGTCTCATATTAAGGTTAATGAGCCCTCCTATCTGGTTAAGGGTCAGCAGAACGTCTCTGTTAAAACAGATATTGCAAGGATGACTGCCACTTTGATTGAATCCGGTGAAACGGTCTATATCAACAGTGGCTCCACTACAGCACTTGTCCTTCGTGAACTGGTTCAGATCCCCAGGCTTACCATTGTCAGTAACAATGTGGCCGCTCTTCATAATCTTGAAATAGCCTCTGATTGTGAGTTTATCCTCACCGGCGGCTCATTAAGAGCTGGTACGGGTTGTCTTGTGGGAGAGGGTGCCCTTGATCGCCTGAGTCAAAGCTATCCCACAACAAGTATTATAGGAATAGACGGTATCTCTCTCCGTCGCGGTCTCACATCCCACAATCCCCATGAAGCTGCAGTAAGCCGGAAGATGATAGAACAAACAGCTGGAAGGGTTATCGTTGTGGCCGATTCAAGCAAGATCGGTTCTCTGTCTCTCCATCATATTGCCCCCATCTCATCTGTTACATTCTTAATTACAGACTCTTTGCCCGACCCCTCTATGAAAGAGGATTTTTCTGCAGCAGGTGTTCAATTGATCGTTTTAGATGATTTGATGTGA
- a CDS encoding ATP-binding cassette domain-containing protein yields MTQINLNNLNVFYSQTLIENLTLTFPGGWTGISGPNGCGKTSLIHCLIADLRGSAETSMPHQLQWNGTITGPSSLCYLPQLPEPDMEALNDFFYSGDNDHGRISSLLELKEEWLYRPDEISQGQKRRLQLALALAENPEILILDEPENHLDQAGRELVINTLRQYEGIGIIIGHSRNIMNSLCTSTLLIYQKRWHFYQHGLTESLSLYKAEEKSIRKQREMLKFDINRQTKQLNNYVRQSAKAERALSKKGLGRHDHDKKSAIDLARLSGADKASSSKVSLQKKVISSSTAVLGDLQQDRRWKMGLTILGIKSRRDRLIHIPSGNYPLYENFSLDLPELSILADDFIVLRGANGTGKTGILNLIHQRIDPAVPLGWIPQELTGEEKEALLNKYQQLDQREKADVMAYFSRMGSDPIQWIQQQKGSPGEYRKLLMAMIFLCETELLILDEPANHLDIFTIEVIEEALKTYRGAVIMVSHEKEFCSSMINRVWSVNSGRLFLSET; encoded by the coding sequence ATGACCCAAATAAACCTTAATAATCTTAATGTATTCTACTCCCAGACGCTTATAGAAAATTTGACTCTCACATTTCCCGGGGGATGGACTGGTATCAGCGGTCCCAATGGTTGTGGAAAGACAAGTCTGATTCACTGCCTCATTGCTGACTTAAGAGGGAGTGCGGAGACTTCTATGCCTCATCAGCTTCAATGGAACGGTACAATCACCGGCCCCTCCTCTCTCTGTTACCTGCCTCAACTCCCGGAACCGGATATGGAAGCCCTCAATGATTTCTTCTACAGTGGAGATAATGACCACGGTCGTATTTCATCCCTTCTGGAGCTCAAAGAAGAGTGGCTGTACAGGCCTGATGAAATAAGCCAGGGGCAGAAAAGACGACTGCAGCTTGCCCTGGCGCTTGCGGAAAACCCGGAAATACTGATTCTTGATGAACCGGAAAACCATCTGGACCAAGCGGGTCGGGAACTGGTAATCAATACACTGCGCCAATATGAAGGAATCGGAATCATCATCGGTCACAGCCGGAATATCATGAACAGCCTCTGTACATCCACCCTTCTGATCTATCAGAAACGATGGCATTTCTATCAGCACGGGCTCACAGAATCCCTGTCTCTTTACAAGGCCGAAGAGAAGAGTATCAGAAAGCAGAGGGAGATGTTGAAATTTGATATAAACAGACAGACAAAACAGCTCAATAATTATGTAAGACAATCTGCCAAAGCAGAAAGAGCCTTATCCAAGAAAGGTCTCGGCAGGCATGATCATGATAAAAAATCCGCCATAGACCTTGCCAGATTAAGCGGGGCCGACAAGGCCTCTTCCTCTAAGGTATCCCTCCAGAAAAAAGTAATCAGCTCAAGTACTGCAGTGCTGGGAGATCTTCAACAGGACAGGAGATGGAAGATGGGTCTTACCATTCTGGGAATAAAAAGCAGAAGAGACAGGCTTATCCATATTCCATCGGGAAACTATCCATTATATGAAAACTTTTCTCTGGATCTGCCTGAACTGTCAATTCTTGCTGATGATTTTATTGTACTGAGAGGAGCTAACGGAACAGGTAAAACGGGAATACTCAACCTGATTCATCAGCGGATTGATCCTGCAGTCCCCCTGGGATGGATTCCACAGGAACTGACCGGGGAAGAGAAAGAAGCACTTCTTAATAAATATCAGCAGTTGGATCAGAGAGAAAAAGCCGATGTGATGGCCTACTTCTCCCGAATGGGATCGGATCCGATACAATGGATTCAGCAGCAAAAAGGAAGCCCCGGAGAATACAGAAAGCTTCTTATGGCAATGATTTTTCTCTGTGAAACAGAACTGTTGATTCTTGATGAACCGGCAAATCATCTGGATATCTTCACCATTGAAGTAATAGAAGAGGCCTTGAAGACTTACAGGGGGGCTGTAATAATGGTCAGTCATGAAAAAGAGTTCTGCAGCTCCATGATTAACAGAGTGTGGAGTGTAAACTCAGGGCGGCTGTTTCTTTCAGAAACTTAA
- a CDS encoding glycoside hydrolase family 3 protein, whose protein sequence is MFDKIIRKYVSDIMNGENHSSFAMSAITLEDCSIMPVFKEDLSIPEKVESLLSQMTLEEKIGILGGRDNLGINGVERLKIPDIWCTDASAGVRCYNRSTAFPVPLAMAATWSKELNRKTGEAIGEECRGKGVSVLLGPGINIYRVPTNGRNFEYMGEDPFLASELVVPYIQGVQSRGVITTVKHFACNNSDYDRHRMNSEVDERTLQEIYFPAFKAAVQKGGSKSVMCSYNPVNGVYASENKDLLTGVLREDWGFEGFVISDWNCVYSSEGPVKAGLDLEMPYGKYMNSKKLIPLLQKGRITEEMIDSKIRNLMKAFFEIGAYSRERKDPSYNEYEAAHSEISLQGAREAIVLLKNRGNILPLNKMKQNKIVLMGFNAGETTTCGGGSCCVKSYDKVNISDGIRSMVSDSVQINSIATEKKSYKLTDEDRMLISDADVVLVSAGFSNVEESECWDRSWELPFQQDRLIKEAAQLNSSTIVLLTAGGGVETESWIEDTAALLHTFYLGQNTGTAIAEVLFGDVNPSGKLPFTMAKKWNDFESTKYYVKKPEAISFLRVVGPQGSNAIRKPWTLKYSEKMMVGYRHFDTAGVEPQFPFGYGLSYTDFAISEAILSKDSIKKGEACEISFIVENKGKREGAEVVQLYIHDREASLIRPEKELKGFEKVFLEPGESKKIILPILPEYLEFYNNGAWSSESGQFTILIGNSSRQIAASLELELTD, encoded by the coding sequence ATGTTTGATAAAATAATTAGAAAATATGTCTCCGATATAATGAACGGAGAAAATCACTCATCCTTTGCCATGTCGGCGATCACACTGGAAGACTGCAGCATTATGCCGGTATTTAAAGAAGATCTGAGTATTCCTGAAAAAGTTGAAAGTCTTCTGTCACAGATGACTCTGGAAGAAAAGATAGGGATACTCGGAGGCAGGGACAACCTGGGAATTAATGGTGTGGAACGTCTGAAGATTCCGGATATATGGTGTACCGATGCCTCCGCAGGAGTCCGCTGTTACAACAGGTCCACAGCATTTCCGGTTCCCCTTGCCATGGCGGCGACATGGTCAAAAGAGCTGAACCGCAAAACAGGTGAAGCCATCGGGGAGGAGTGCCGGGGTAAAGGAGTTTCTGTCCTTTTAGGTCCCGGGATCAATATTTACAGAGTCCCCACAAACGGTCGGAATTTCGAATATATGGGAGAAGATCCCTTTCTGGCCTCCGAACTTGTAGTTCCCTATATTCAGGGTGTTCAGAGCCGGGGTGTTATCACAACAGTCAAACATTTTGCCTGTAACAATTCGGACTATGACCGACATAGAATGAATTCCGAAGTAGATGAGCGCACTCTTCAGGAGATATATTTTCCAGCATTCAAAGCGGCTGTTCAGAAAGGGGGCAGCAAATCTGTTATGTGCTCCTATAATCCGGTGAATGGTGTTTATGCCAGTGAAAACAAAGATCTTCTGACAGGAGTCCTCAGGGAAGACTGGGGCTTTGAGGGTTTTGTTATTTCAGACTGGAACTGTGTCTACAGCTCGGAGGGTCCAGTCAAAGCAGGACTTGATCTGGAAATGCCCTACGGCAAATACATGAACAGTAAAAAACTCATTCCCCTGCTTCAGAAAGGCAGGATTACTGAAGAGATGATAGATAGTAAAATCCGGAACCTGATGAAGGCATTCTTTGAAATTGGAGCCTACAGCCGTGAACGGAAAGATCCATCATACAATGAATACGAGGCTGCCCACTCAGAGATTTCTCTACAGGGAGCTAGAGAAGCCATTGTACTCTTAAAAAACAGAGGCAATATTCTTCCTCTGAATAAAATGAAACAAAATAAAATTGTGCTTATGGGATTCAATGCCGGGGAGACAACAACATGCGGGGGCGGCTCCTGCTGTGTGAAAAGTTATGACAAGGTGAATATTTCAGATGGTATCAGATCCATGGTATCCGACTCTGTTCAGATAAACAGCATCGCTACTGAGAAGAAAAGCTACAAACTCACAGATGAGGACAGAATGCTTATATCAGATGCGGATGTGGTTCTTGTATCAGCCGGTTTCAGCAATGTGGAAGAGAGTGAATGCTGGGACAGAAGCTGGGAACTCCCCTTCCAACAGGACAGACTCATCAAGGAAGCAGCACAATTAAACTCTTCAACCATTGTTCTCCTTACAGCCGGTGGCGGTGTAGAAACTGAATCATGGATAGAGGATACGGCTGCACTGCTCCACACCTTTTATCTGGGACAGAATACTGGAACAGCAATAGCCGAAGTCCTCTTTGGAGATGTGAACCCCTCAGGAAAACTTCCTTTTACAATGGCAAAAAAATGGAATGATTTTGAGTCTACCAAGTACTATGTGAAAAAGCCGGAAGCCATATCATTCCTGCGGGTTGTAGGGCCTCAGGGTTCCAATGCCATAAGAAAACCATGGACTCTCAAATACTCAGAAAAAATGATGGTGGGATACCGGCACTTTGATACTGCCGGAGTGGAGCCGCAATTTCCCTTTGGATATGGTCTTTCCTACACAGATTTCGCCATAAGCGAAGCAATACTGTCCAAAGACTCAATCAAAAAAGGAGAGGCCTGCGAAATTTCCTTCATTGTAGAAAACAAGGGGAAAAGAGAGGGAGCCGAAGTCGTACAGCTCTATATTCACGACAGGGAAGCAAGCCTGATTCGCCCTGAAAAAGAATTAAAAGGATTTGAAAAGGTTTTTCTGGAACCAGGCGAATCCAAAAAGATTATCCTCCCTATTTTGCCAGAATATCTTGAGTTTTATAACAATGGAGCATGGAGCTCAGAAAGCGGTCAATTTACAATTCTCATTGGAAACAGCAGCAGGCAGATCGCCGCCTCTCTGGAACTGGAGCTGACTGACTGA
- a CDS encoding type II toxin-antitoxin system VapC family toxin, whose translation MVILDTNVLSELMKNNPEGNVIRWMDEKNIEDVYISSITVAEILFGIGSLPSGRRKTMLTESAARLFDEIFLHRILSFDSISAIYYAKILILRNTMGSPIQMADAEIAAICLANSAALATRNTKDFIDTGVMLINPWNSPE comes from the coding sequence ATGGTCATTCTTGATACCAATGTTCTGTCAGAACTGATGAAAAACAATCCGGAAGGGAATGTTATTCGATGGATGGACGAAAAGAATATTGAAGATGTCTATATCAGTTCTATCACGGTTGCTGAAATTCTCTTTGGAATAGGATCACTGCCTTCAGGCAGAAGAAAAACAATGCTGACGGAGTCAGCTGCTAGACTGTTCGATGAAATATTCCTGCATAGGATTCTATCTTTTGATTCCATTTCTGCAATATACTATGCAAAAATTCTTATTCTGAGAAATACCATGGGATCACCCATACAAATGGCAGATGCTGAAATTGCAGCTATATGTCTGGCCAACAGTGCTGCATTAGCAACAAGGAATACTAAAGATTTTATTGACACAGGAGTAATGCTGATCAATCCCTGGAATAGTCCTGAGTGA
- a CDS encoding nitrous oxide-stimulated promoter family protein produces MNHKELDILTLKSLFGIYCRKNHGPEKGVLCSACQSELEYAVHKTKICPEKDRGMTCSECRVHCFEPEHRERIREIMRFAGPRLIWSRPLLSMRYVYIKLHSRRIIKNLT; encoded by the coding sequence ATGAACCATAAAGAACTGGACATACTGACCCTCAAAAGTCTTTTTGGTATTTACTGCAGAAAAAACCATGGCCCTGAAAAGGGAGTGCTCTGCAGCGCCTGCCAATCTGAACTGGAATATGCTGTACATAAGACCAAAATCTGCCCGGAAAAAGATAGGGGTATGACCTGTTCAGAGTGCAGGGTACACTGTTTTGAGCCCGAACACAGGGAGAGGATCAGGGAAATCATGCGCTTTGCCGGTCCCAGACTGATTTGGTCCCGTCCATTGCTGTCTATGCGTTATGTTTATATAAAGCTCCATTCCCGAAGGATAATTAAGAATCTGACTTGA